One region of Solanum pennellii chromosome 6, SPENNV200 genomic DNA includes:
- the LOC107023362 gene encoding T-complex protein 1 subunit eta, with the protein MSAMMQPQIILLKEGTDTSQGKAQLVSNINACMAVADVVRTTLGPRGMDKLIHDDKGNTTISNDGATIMKLLDIIHPAAKILVDIAKSQDSEVGDGTTTVVLLAGEFLKEAKPFVEEGVHPQNLIRSYRTASNMAIEKVKELAVSIEGKSLEEKKSLLAKCAATTLSSKLIGGEKEFFASMVVDAVLAIGTDDRLNMIGIKKVPGGTMRDSFLVNGVAFKKTFSYAGFEQQPKKFVNPKILLLNIELELKSEKENAEIRLSDPAQYQSIVDAEWNIIYDKLDKCVKSGAKVVLSRLAIGDLATQYFADRDIFCAGRVSEEDLQRVAAAAGGTVQTTVNNVIDEVLGSCEIFEEKQVGNERFNIFSGCPSGKTATIVLRGGADQFIEEAERSLHDAIMIVRRAVKNSTVVPGGGAIDMEISRFLRHHARTIQGKSQLFINSYAKALEIIPRQLCDNAGFDATDVLNKLRQKHALPSGEGAPYGVDINTGGIADSFANFVWEPAVVKINAINAATEAACLILSVDETVKNPKSESAQGDAAASAMGGGRGRGRGRGMRRR; encoded by the exons ATGTCTGCCATGATG CAACCCCAGATCATATTGCTGAAGGAAGGGACAGACACGTCTCAGGGGAAGGCACAGTTGGTGAGCAACATAAATGCATGTATGGCTGTGGCTGATGTGGTGCGTACCACCCTTGGTCCTAGGGGTATGGACAAGTTGATCCACGACGACAAAGGAAACACCACTATTTCAAATGATGGTGCCACTATAATGAAGCTTCTAGATATAATTCATCCTGCAGCAAAAATACTTGTTGACATCGCCAAGTCTCAAGACTCTGAG GTTGGTGATGGAACCACTACAGTTGTTCTGCTTGCAGGAGAATTTTTAAAGGAAGCCAAGCCTTTCGTCGAAGAGGGTGTCCACCCTCAAAATCTTATTCGTAGTTATCGAACCGCTTCTAATATG GCAATTGAGAAGGTAAAAGAATTGGCTGTTAGCATAGAGGGAAAAAGTttggaagaaaagaaaagtctGCTTGCAAAGTGTGCTGCTACAACTCTGTCATCAAAGCTCATTGGAGGGGAAAAGGAATTCTTTGCATCCATGGTTGTGGATGCTGTTCTTGCAATCGGAACTGATGATAGGCTGAACATGATCGGAATTAAGAAG GTCCCTGGAGGTACTATGCGGGATTCTTTCCTTGTAAATGGTGTTGCCTTTAAGAAGACATTTTCCTATGCTGGTTTTGAACAGCAGCCAAAGAAGTTTGTAAACCCCAAGATACTTTTACTGAACATAGAGTTGGAGCTAAAATCAGAAAAAGAAAATGCAGAGATAAG GCTCTCAGATCCAGCGCAATATCAGTCAATTGTTGATGCAGAGTGGAATATCATTTATGACAAGTTGGATAAATGTGTGAAGAGTGGTGCCAAAGTTGTTTTGTCTAGACTCGCTATTGGTGATCTGGCCACACAG TATTTTGCAGACCGAGATATATTCTGTGCTGGTCGTGTCTCTGAAGAGGATCTGCAGCGGGTAGCTGCTGCTGCTGGTGGAACAGTGCAGACAACTGTGAACAATGTTATTGATGAG GTTCTTGGCTCTTGTGAGATTTttgaggagaagcaagttggaAATGAGAGATTCAATATATTTAGTGGATGTCCCTCTGGCAAGACCGCCACTATTGTCCTTCGTGGTGGAGCAGATCAG TTCATTGAGGAAGCTGAGAGAAGCTTGCATGATGCTATTATGATTGTTAGAAGGGCTGTGAAAAACTCTACGGTTGTTCCTGGAGGTGGTGCGATAGAT ATGGAAATAAGCCGTTTCTTGAGGCACCATGCTCGAACAATTCAAGGGAAATCTCAGCTCTTCATAAACTCTTATGCAAAAGCTCTTGAG ATTATTCCCCGTCAGCTATGTGACAATGCTGGTTTTGATGCAACTGATGTGCTGAACAAGCTCAGACAAAAACACGCTCTTCCGTCTG GTGAGGGTGCACCTTATGGAGTTGACATTAATACTGGTGGCATAGCTGATTCATTTGCCAACTTTGTTTGGGAGCCAGCAGTCGTGAAG ATAAATGCCATCAATGCAGCCACTGAAGCAGCATGCCTCATTCTGAGTGTAGATGAGACAGTGAAGAATCCTAAG TCTGAGAGTGCACAAGGAGATGCTGCTGCAAGTGCCATGGGTGGTGGTAGAGGGCGTGGACGTGGACGTGGAATGAGACGGCGATAG
- the LOC107021594 gene encoding pentatricopeptide repeat-containing protein At5g11310, mitochondrial — MKTLNSAHIRRSIISLTSLLSHLTTKNPTFKLFSTQSWLKSTRGKPLMKLPKLNYPPKQPTPLFSPPPSTHQPETPNYCPTDFTTLSEILRDPTIPPGPVLENALGRAGIEVNECMFLQLFNHFDSSPKPLFTLYLWAEKREWFKFSLPVFNAVVNALGKEREFDSAWNLILDRLNSTERPNLDTFAIMIRRYSRAGMLLPAIRTYEFSTNLETHGLGLEDNLFEILLDSLCKEGHIREASDYFYRRKGQDLNWSPSIRVYNILLNGWFRSRKLKKAERLWTEMKKEGIKPSVVTYGTLVEGLCRMRRVEMAIELIDEMKEEGIHPNVVVYNPVIDALGEAGRFKEASGMMERLLVLESGPTLSTYNSLVKGFCKAGDIAGASKILKMMIDRGFMPTPTTYNYFFRYFSKFGKIEEGLNLYTKLIESGYVADRLTYHLLVKMLCEQDRLDLALQIIQEMRTKGFDLDLATSTMLIHLFCKMHQFDEAVEWFHDMIRRGVVPQYLTYQRLCNDLAKQGMNDNAEKLRNMMVSTPYSEKLPNTYIRDGDTSHSRRKSIIAKAEEMSNILQTCRSPRQLIKRRTPPENAVLSANQLIENISERVK, encoded by the exons ATGAAAACTCTAAACTCAGCCCACATCCGCCGCTCCATTATCTCTCTAACCTCTCTTCTCTCACATCTCACTACCAAAAACCCTACTTTTAAGCTCTTCTCAACTCAATCATGGCTGAAATCAACGCGAGGAAAACCCCTAATGAAATTGCCTAAGCTGAATTACCCGCCCAAACAACCAACACCCCTCTTTTCACCCCCTCCTTCAACCCACCAACCCGAAACCCCTAATTACTGCCCAACTGATTTCACCACCCTATCTGAGATTCTACGTGACCCCACCATCCCACCTGGCCCTGTTCTTGAAAATGCCTTGGGTAGAGCTGGGATCGAAGTAAATGAGTGTATGTTTCTTCAACTTTTTAACCATTTTGATTCTTCTCCTAAGCCTTTGTTTACTCTTTATCTATGGGCTGAGAAGAGAGAGTGGTTTAAGTTCTCTTTGCCCGTGTTTAATGCTGTGGTTAATGCCCTTGGCAAGGAAAGGGAATTTGATTCTGCTTGGAATTTGATACTTGATAGACTCAATTCTACTGAAAGACCCAATCTTGATACATTTGCCATAATGATTAGACGATATTCAAGGGCAG gtATGCTCTTACCAGCCATTCGaacatatgaattttctacTAATTTAGAGACACATGGTTTGGGCTTGGAAGACAACTTATTTGAGATACTATTAGATTCTTTATGCAAAGAGGGGCATATTAGGGAAGCTTCAGATTATTTTTATAGGCGAAAAGGACAAGACTTAAATTGGTCACCATCTATTCGGGTCTATAATATATTGCTAAATGGATGGTTTCGATCAAGAAAGCTGAAGAAAGCTGAGCGGTTGTGGACTGAGATGAAAAAGGAGGGCATAAAACCTAGCGTTGTAACTTATGGTACCCTTGTTGAAGGATTGTGCCGGATGCGTAGAGTTGAGATGGCAATTGAACTAATTGATGAAATGAAAGAGGAAGGAATTCATCCCAATGTTGTTGTCTACAATCCAGTAATTGATGCTTTAGGAGAAGCAGGACGGTTCAAGGAAGCATCAGGAATGATGGAGAGACTGTTAGTGTTGGAATCTGGTCCAACTCTATCAACTTACAATTCGTTGGTGAAGGGCTTTTGCAAGGCAGGAGATATTGCTGGGGCAAGTAAGATTCTTAAGATGATGATAGATAGAGGTTTTATGCCAACACCAACAACTTATAATTACTTCTTTCGGTACTTCTCCAAGTTTGGGAAGATTGAAGAAGGCTTAAACCTCTATACCAAGTTAATTGAATCTGGATACGTAGCAGATCGACTAACATACCATTTGCTGGTTAAGATGCTATGTGAGCAGGATAGATTGGATCTGGCATTGCAAATCATCCAAGAAATGAGGAcaaagggttttgatttggactTGGCTACAAGTACCATGCTTATACATCTGTTCTGCAAGATGCATCAATTTGATGAAGCTGTCGAGTGGTTTCATGACATGATTCGGAGAGGAGTAGTTCCTCAGTATCTCACATATCAGAGACTCTGTAATGATCTCGCAAAACAAGGCATGAATGATAATGCAGAGAAACTTAGAAACATGATGGTATCTACACCCTACTCTGAGAAGTTGCCCAACACATATATTAGAGATGGAGACACATCGCATTCGAGGAGAAAATCCATCATTGCAAAAGCTGAAGAGATGTCAAATATACTACAGACGTGTAGAAGTCCAAGACAGCTAATCAAACGTAGAACTCCGCCTGAAAATGCAGTGCTGAGTGCAAACCAGCTTATAGAAAATATTAGTGAACGAGTGAAATAG
- the LOC107023287 gene encoding mitogen-activated protein kinase kinase kinase 17-like, which yields MAENQESEIMWKRGRTLGQGGFGFVSLASTTHNSPLIPSLIAVKSCRLSHSQSLEDETEFLRMCQDSPHVIRSFGVKVTQEDDILLYNLLLEYASAGSLADRLLNNDQLGLPELQVQKHTKNVLLGLSFIHRKGIIHCDIKPHNILLTSTDDTEEVAKIADFGLSLTLEQSWTQKQGMRGTQRYMAPESLLKQEYGPEADIWALGCTVYELITGTPLWESSNSDPKFDDVWDRIKYEEPNLENHKLSTEAKDFLRYCLIKNPKSRWSAGLLLNHSFLKSADSVLPPKKRKRQHGYMSSLQRPNQKRAFRTQPHIRHLVIEH from the coding sequence atggcggaaaatcaagaatctgaGATTATGTGGAAGAGGGGTAGAACCTTAGGGCAGGGGGGATTTGGTTTTGTTTCATTAGCTTCTACGACTCATAATTCTCCTCTCATCCCATCACTTATTGCTGTCAAGTCTTGTAGGTTGAGCCATTCTCAGTCTCTTGAAGATGAAACTGAGTTTTTGAGAATGTGTCAAGACTCTCCTCATGTGATTCGATCTTTCGGAGTTAAAGTCACTCAAGAAGATGATATACTTCTTTACAACTTGCTCTTAGAGTATGCCTCTGCGGGGAGTCTTGCGGATCGTCTTCTCAATAATGATCAACTAGGGTTGCCTGAGTTACAAGTACAAAAACACACCAAGAATGTTCTTTTAGGGCTAAGCTTCATTCATCGAAAAGGGATCATTCATTGCGATATAAAGCCACACAACATCCTTCTTACTTCTACTGATGATACGGAGGAGGTGGCAAAGATTGCTGATTTCGGGCTTTCGTTAACTTTGGAACAGAGCTGGACGCAGAAACAGGGGATGAGAGGTACTCAAAGGTACATGGCACCTGAATCTCTACTTAAGCAGGAGTATGGTCCAGAAGCTGATATTTGGGCACTTGGATGTACTGTTTACGAGTTGATCACTGGAACACCACTATGGGAATCATCCAATTCTGATCCAAAGTTTGATGATGTATGGGACAGAATTAAGTACGAGGAACCAAATTTGGAGAATCACAAACTGTCTACAGAGGCAAAAGATTTCTTGAGATATTGTCTGATCAAGAATCCAAAATCGCGTTGGAGTGCAGGGCTGCTATTGAATCACTCTTTTCTGAAATCAGCTGACAGTGTCCTGCCTccaaagaagaggaagaggcaACATGGTTACATGTCCAGTTTACAAAGGCCTAACCAAAAGAGAGCATTCAGGACACAGCCACACATTCGTCATTTGGTTATAGAACACTGA